A genomic window from Ananas comosus cultivar F153 linkage group 22, ASM154086v1, whole genome shotgun sequence includes:
- the LOC109726963 gene encoding probable xyloglucan endotransglucosylase/hydrolase protein 32 produces MALLLHFVFLCILHHTNAQPSPGYYPSYRFRSRGFYQVFNNLWGPQHQSVSRDQSSVTIWLDRNSGSGFKSNRPFRNGYFGASIKLQSGYTAGVITAFYLSNNQVHPGYHDEVDIEFLGTTPGRPYTLQTNVYVRGSGDGRIIGREMKFHLWFDPTAAFHNYAILWNQNEIIFFVDDIPIRRYPRKSVGTFPLRPMWLYASIWDASSWATDDGRSKADYRYQPFVAQFTRFAVRACSPSSPPRCHAPGAGGRGGLTGSQFAAMRWAQAHYMVYNYCRDPKRDHSLTPECF; encoded by the exons ATGGCTCTCCTCCTCCATTTTGTTTTCCTCTGCATTCTCCATCACACCAATGCTCAACCCTCCCCTGGGTATTACCCAAGCTACAGGTTCAGATCCAGGGGCTTCTACCAAGTGTTCAATAACCTTTGGGGTCCTCAGCATCAATCAGTTTCCAGAGACCAATCCTCAGTCACAATATGGCTCGATAGAAATTCAG GTAGCGGATTCAAGTCGAACCGCCCGTTTCGAAATGGTTACTTCGGCGCGTCGATCAAGCTTCAGTCAGGCTACACTGCAGGAGTGATCACAGCATTCTAC CTTTCGAACAATCAAGTCCATCCCGGGTACCACGACGAGGTCGACATCGAGTTTCTCGGGACGACCCCGGGGAGGCCGTATACGTTGCAGACGAATGTCTACGTCAGGGGCAGCGGAGACGGCCGGATCATCGGCAGGGAGATGAAGTTCCACTTGTGGTTCGATCCCACCGCGGCTTTTCACAATTACGCCATACTATGGAATCAGAATGAGATCAT ATTCTTTGTCGACGACATACCGATACGGCGATACCCGAGGAAGAGCGTGGGCACGTTCCCACTCCGTCCGATGTGGCTGTACGCCTCCATCTGGGACGCGTCGTCGTGGGCCACCGACGACGGCCGGTCCAAGGCCGACTACCGGTACCAGCCGTTCGTGGCGCAGTTCACCCGGTTCGCCGTCCGCGCCTGCTCCCCCTCCTCGCCGCCGCGGTGCCATGCGCCGGGGGCGGGCGGCCGCGGCGGACTCACCGGCAGCCAATTCGCCGCGATGCGGTGGGCCCAAGCGCACTACATGGTCTA